Within the Mustela lutreola isolate mMusLut2 chromosome 2, mMusLut2.pri, whole genome shotgun sequence genome, the region TATAATTTCTTATGTATGTTTGTCAAGGCAAACTTTATATGTACCTACACCTCTTAGAGAGCACACATAAGTGTGCAAACTAGTTCACATATTGTTACATTTTAGACAATGGAAAATAAACAACcaaatttataaatcatatagaATAATAGCTatagttatcattattattaatctaTAGGGATCATGCATTGTACTTTTTGGTTAGAGCATAAACTAATCACCtgaaaattttttctattttatcacaTAGATTTAGAACACACTGTTTTATGTATGAACATACTAAGGTTTATGCATTAATAGTGAGATTAAATGAATGCAGAAGGGATCTTTTGGAGATCCTTTGAATTGACAACTTCTAGTTTCGCAGCTCTTGGGCAGGTAATCATCTGGTTCTCAGGTCATCCTCACATAAATATGGAAAGCATATTCTGTAAGTCACCAGGCCCTGATCTAtgaattcttctctcttttttttttttctcttactttccttGTTAggtttttctgatttaaaatgtaaacttttcACCCAGGTAAAAAGGTATCAGTTCTTGCTGTGGCAAATTGTTCTTACAGTAATATTTTCCCTTTCAGTTTACAGAAGGATAAAAAGAATTTCTCAAGACATAAGTCATAGGGGTCCAAGTATGAATCTGAGTGGATTCAGACATGTCTGGTCATGTCAGACAAACTGGTGAAACAGGCTGTTCTGGGCACTTTAAAAGTTGGCTAAGAAACTTTCTAAAAGAGAATTCAATCTGTGCTCACTGTTGATGTACCAAGAGGCTTGTTCCAAAGGGTGAACTGatataaaaatccaaaaagaaagttCCTCATGAGAGATTGAGGAATGAAGAAAGAGCGAGCCAGGTTGTTTGGCCCTGATGGAGCAATGGGGCCAGAGTTTCCATCCATGGGAGACTCTTGTCAGTAAAGCATCTTGTATGTGCCTGAGGTTTGACTCTGTTCATTCATGAGAAGATCTACAAAATATTAAGAGCCTTCTGACAGAGTgtaaagagaaatcagaaaagaacCCTCCCATACACCTTTATTTCCATAGGACACGGTACCACTGAGTTCCAGTGCACCATGACAATGCTAGATAGAGCAGCCTTATAAGGGACAATAGCCCTCAGTAGATACCAACTACAGAAATATAGTTCCTACCCAGGAAATGAGTGATACTTTCTAATCTCCTCCCTTGCTCATATACAAAGtttataaaaaagcaaagaaatgtctGGCCAGACTGGTGGGACTAAGAAGGTATTCAGCAAGGGAAGGCATGGATAGGAAGACCACAGGAGGTAGGTATTAAGGATTACACTTAATGTGATCAATCACTACtttgtacatttgaaactaacAATACAATGTATGGTAActtactgaaatttaaataaaaactttaaaaaaggagataTCTAGGACAGTAAAAATATTCTGCATGGTATTATAATGATAGATTCATGTCATTGTGTATTTGCCCAAACCATAGAATGTATTACACCAAGAATCAACCCTCATGTATGGGCTGGGTGATGGTAATGTGTCAATGCAGGTTTATAAGTTATAACCAATGTACCACTCTAGTAAGACATATTGATACTGGGGGAAGTTTTGCAGGTGTGGAAGCAGAGGGTATGTAGGAAATCTCAGTACCTTCCTCATGGTTACATTGTGAAACTAACACaatgccttaaaaagaaagaaaatatttagctaGTAGCAATGTCACACAGAAACATGTACTTGAGAGGAAATATGAGAATGACACAATCCTTAGTAGTTCCAGgaatactttttctcttttttgaagattttatttatttatttgacagagagagaacaagctcaagcagggggagaaagaaagggagagctcCATGTGGAACTCCAGCCCAGGACCTCAAGACcatgacatgaactgaaggcagatgcttaactgactgagccccccaggtgccctgttccAGAAACACTTACAGGACATTTTAGAggagtgatacacacacacacacacacacacacacacacacacacacacacatgttaaAGGAGAGATAGGGCAAGTCATTTTCATTAACTTACTATTATTCCCTATGTGTTCTCAAGCTTGTATAATGTGGTGGACTATAAACTGTTGCATCATTCTCTGTATACCAATAGCCACAGATCTTAATGCTTCATAAGCAATTTTTTATATTAGTTGCAAAAGAATctgatacataataaaaattaaaacatcaaacAAAACCAATTTAGATTTTGAGAAACCATTTTATTGGACAAAGCAAAATACAAAGTTTCTTTAAGACCTTCTAGAAAGATACCATTATGGTAATGGTGGCAAGAGAAGTAAACCAAATGAGGAGGGCAAACTCAGGTGGCTTTCTATATTGAATATTAATTTAAGGTGATGggttctggggacacctgggtgactcagtcggttaagcatctgtcttcagctcaggttgtgatcctggggtcctgggattgagcctcgcgttaggctccctgctccatggggagcctgcttctctctctccttctgcttgccattccctcagcttgttctctctttctctgtgtcaaataaataaataaaatcttcagaaaaaaatatgttgggCTCTGGATGTAAAAGCACCAAATATTTGTAAAGCAGTTTAACCATTAAATAGCTATCAATTTGTTCTGGAGAATATAGGTTAGATGTTTTGGGAATTGAAGTACAAAAATAGGACCAAATAAATGGGAAGGCTTTCCCTTTGCATCCAGTTTCAACAATAGTTTTAGTAAAAGGTAGAGAATCCATATCCTCCATAGCACAGTGGGCGGCCGCAGCCATATCTTCgggctccccagccccagcccagtgTGGGGAAGCTGCCACATCCCCAGCCACTGCCACAGCCCAGGCCACCAAAACCTCCACAGCCATAGCCCAAGCCACCGAAGCCTCCACAGCCATAGCCCAGGCCTCCGTAGTAGTTGCCATAGTAGAAGCTCATGGTGTCAAGTGTGATGAGTTGGTTTGTGGTTCAATGCAAGAGTCAGAGTGTGAATGTCGACTTCTTTACAAGGAGACTTATATACTCTGATCAGAGAATGTGACAAAACATGTGCCCCTCCTTTGGTGTCATTACATGAGTTATATTTGCCTGACAAAATTAATTAATCTGTGGTCCCCCGACCACAGGCACAAGAATGTCTGAACCTGCTTGGCTACATAGTTAGGTTGTGGAGCAGAGCTTGCTGCTATAATCTTAGAATGATTTGTTATTTCTTCAAAGTATTGACATaccaaatcctaaataaaatacttgattgACAGTCACTTGACATCAATCACATTAAATATTGTTGAATTTCTAATTAAATATCTTCTCCTCACTGACATTTGAGGGTTGTTGTAATTGGTTCtacaaaacatacacacagaatAATAAAGTCAAGTCTCTTAAGtttatcaatttctttaaaaggcaTATGTATTTTGTATCATGAGAAACAAAGATGCACCGCTCTTTGGAATATAAAAGACACTTTCTGTCAAGACAGATTTCATTCACTTGCCATGTGTAGCAGAAAACAACCACCACAAAAGGGCACCTGACTTctacagttttaaatttttggCCATGTACaattaatagatttattttcGGCTTTAAATGCCAGCATACTTGTTTGGGTTTAAATATGGAATTGGAATCACTCATGGAAAGCTTATCACAACAATCAAAAATCCATCTTGTGGGAAGCCTTCCCAcagtaccttttctttctttctttcttttttttttttaatcctgggcCCTTTCTCCAGAATATGTTCTAGTCTCCCGCTACCACAAGTGCAGATTATTTTTGCCTCCCTACatcattttcctgtctttctctgcccttcatcACTTTTCTATGtaccttagattttttttttcaaatcttacgCCAAACATCACCCAAATTTCTTCCTCCATGATTCACTGCTGCATTCAGGTATAAGTGTGAAGTGGGGAAAATGGTTTTGGCTCTAACTCTATGTTCAAAAGAATACAGCATCCTTCTTCCTAGATCTCCGTAGTCAATATCATGGATTTGCCTCTGTCTTCACTTTGGTTAGTCTGGGCCCGTTTTTTCCTCTATAAGTAATTTCTAACTTGTCTTTCCTGAGATATCAACTAGAACCTTCTAGGATATTGACAATGTTGTTAAAACTCCTAAAATCATCTTAAATTTTAGAAGAATTTGTACAACCTGGAATACATAAGAAATTTCCTACATGTGTGGAACgattttaaagaaagacaagaggggtgcctgggtggctaaattggttgggcatctgctttcagctcaggtcatggtctcagggtcctgggattgagccccattttggtGGAGGGGTCCccactcagaagggagtctgcttctccctctccctctgcccttctaccctgcatgtgctctctctgtctctctcaaataaataaataaacactttagaaaaaataaaaagaagaaaataaggaattaCTCTTTGGAAACAGATGGCCTGATATTCACAGAGTTCCTCACCTGAGCCCAGAGAGTTAGTCAGTGATACCTAAAGCCCTATGCAAACGTGCCCATACCTTGACACTTGGGACTCCCGAAACTTGTTTTCTATAACAATAACCATTTGCTAAGCTTTTGCTGAGATTTATAAGTAATATGACACAGTCTTTGGATGGATCTCTCCACTGACCTGACCTAGTATCTAAATAAAACCTGGTATTTAGTTGGCACTcagtattttttgaaagagttgtATGACTTTCACTGGTATTAAAGCAAGGATCATGCATATCATAACCAAAGCAACTGATCTGCTGTTGTAGGAAATGTTTTACAGCTGACATGAGTTCCAACAGGCTTTCTGGTTTCAGAGTGGCACTAACCCCAATATTAGCCTTTAATCTCCATGCTATTCTAACCCAACTGCATTCcatttttattcctcattttagAAATCAGCTAATTGATagaatgaatattttcatttttaatgaatcaTTTAGAACTATGAATAAATTGTATAGCATTAAGGATTCCACAGTCTCCTTGTGTAGCTCTGTCAGAGCATGTAACTATGAttgaaagcttttaatttttttttttaacatttaagacTATCTCTACTTTATAAATGGAAACAATATGGGACACAAATGAAAAATCTCATTAACAATAAAcgttaaatgtattttcaaaaaaaaaaaaaaacaagactttgTTATTCATCACTTATAAATGTCCatccattataaaaaaaaaaaaagaagaaaagaaaaaagaattcgaaaaatatgaaacaaatttGTTTTTCCCCATATGCATAAGTGAAAAATGTACTTTGGAAATTTCTTTGGGGGGTattatttttcatccattcagTGGAACAAAAGCAGATGTGGatcatcactattattattattatcattattattgttgttttatgttTTCGTTCATTGGCCAAGTTGCTATTCGCCTTGTTGGATGGAGGATTGAAAAATGTTCTCACATTTCCCTAGCAGTGAAGAAGTCTTTTATAAATTCCAAACATTTTATCTCACCTCAGGTGCAGATTCATATAATCTAAGCAGAACAAAATTATGATAATATTGATTATACTAAAAATGTCAATAGCAGTAATAATTGTATTGATTACTGCTCGTCAGGCCCAAAGTGCCAGTCCTTAGAGGTAACTAACCAAATGGAAATGTCAAACTCCACAGAGTGATCCTTCAGTAGAGTAAGTGACTTGGCTCTGTTTCCCCTGCTCAACAACCCCTAGGCATCACAGACTGAAAGAAGAGGTCATCGTGGGTTTTTATGTTAGTTGGTTTTGTTACCTAAAGTTGAATTTTAGCACTGTTCATTGCTTAATTATATCCAAAGGCAGATAACCTACAAATTGACGGGTGACGTTCTCTATGTCAGAACAACAAAagtgttaaagaaagaaaatcttaatctAAGAGATCAATTTCCATAAAATCAGTTGTGACAATTTAGCTTTTCTTATAAGCATGACCAGAACTTTCAAAATGGTTTATTTGACAACATTcaagaagaaaatagataaaaagagTAGAACCATAGTACAATCGAATTCTCTAGTCTTAAAATGGCTTATTCTGAGGTTCCCTGCCAGCAATAGCAGATATGGGATAGCATTACAGAGTTTAATGTCCCTTTCAAATCTGTAACTCTGTAGTTTCATTTTATCCCTTTTTTATTACATTGGCCCAGCTTATACTAAGTATCAATAGGTTCAGTTTtaggaaaaatttagaaattctGAAGATGCTATTCAGTTTtaggaaaaatttagaaattctgatattttacctattttatttcttatttctcataCAGTAATCCCCTCTTATTCACAGGGCATATGTCCCAAGATcctcagtggatgcctgaaaccacagatagtaccaaATCTTACATAGACTATGTTTGTTTCTATACATACATCcctgtgataaagtttaatttataaattaggcacagaaaAGATTACCAGTAGTAACTAATAATTAAATAGAACAGTTGAAACAATATACTGTAATCAAAGtgatgtgaatgtggtctctgtCTAAATACCTTTATTGTACTCATCCTACTTCTTGAGATAATAAAATGTCTACGTGATGAGATGACATGAGTTCAGTGCCATAGGCGTTGGAGGTAGCGTGAGGCTGCTTTTGATCTTCTGACCATGTGCCTAAAGGGGAATCCTTTGCTCCCACCTGTGGATGACCTCAGGTaactgaaaccacaaaaaataaaaccactgatAATTAAGGGGGGGGCACGCTACTGTCCAATATCCATAAGATGGTCATTTTTGAAGGGATGAAtgggatataatttttaaaacaattattgaaTGGTAT harbors:
- the LOC131825990 gene encoding keratin-associated protein 19-6-like, with translation MSFYYGNYYGGLGYGCGGFGGLGYGCGGFGGLGCGSGWGSRRYGCGRPLCYGGYGFSTFY